Proteins encoded within one genomic window of Flavobacterium sp. NG2:
- a CDS encoding arylsulfatase — protein sequence MKYSLIFLLSLSMLGCNGNKKKHDGHAENEAKTKPNIIIIYADDLGYGDLGAYGGTGIKTPNIDKLINGGMMFTSGYATSATCTPSRYGLLTGTYPWRNSDAKILPGTAPLLIDVNQMTIPKMLKAEGYNTGIVGKWHLGLGNGYVDWNKHISPSPNEVGFDYSFIMAATQDRVPTVYIKNGDVVGLDPKDPIMVDYKKNFDGEPTAISNPEMLKMKWHHGHNNSIVNGIPRIGFMKGGQAAKWNDEEMADTFLAEAKNYIGNHTKSPFFLYYALQQPHVPRTPSPRFVGASGLGPRGDVIVEADWCVGELMKKLESEGLLENTLIIFSSDNGPVLNDGYYDDAVEKLGNHKPNGALRGGKYSLFDGGTRVPFFTYWKGHIKPGKSDAVVCQMDLLASLASLVGSKETKLSDSQNLLNDFLGKTQKGREALVLEANSKTLVRKGDWIMIPPYKGSPKMNTEVNIEMGPSDDYQLYNTKNDIGQKNNLAKANPEKLKEMIVTFEKLRGANYKTTSELKLQ from the coding sequence ATGAAGTACTCTTTAATTTTTCTCCTATCATTATCAATGTTAGGATGTAATGGAAACAAGAAAAAGCATGATGGTCATGCTGAAAATGAAGCAAAAACGAAACCTAATATCATTATTATCTATGCTGATGATTTGGGATATGGAGATTTAGGTGCTTATGGGGGAACAGGAATAAAAACACCAAACATTGACAAACTAATTAATGGCGGAATGATGTTTACCAGCGGTTATGCAACTTCGGCAACTTGTACACCTAGTAGATATGGACTGTTGACAGGAACCTATCCTTGGAGAAATTCGGATGCAAAAATCCTTCCTGGTACAGCACCATTATTAATTGATGTGAACCAAATGACCATTCCTAAAATGTTAAAAGCGGAAGGCTATAATACTGGAATTGTAGGGAAATGGCATTTAGGATTAGGAAACGGTTATGTAGATTGGAACAAGCACATTAGTCCAAGTCCAAATGAAGTAGGATTTGACTATAGTTTTATCATGGCTGCAACTCAAGATAGAGTTCCTACGGTATATATCAAAAACGGTGATGTAGTAGGATTAGATCCTAAAGATCCTATTATGGTTGATTATAAAAAGAATTTCGACGGAGAACCTACAGCAATTAGCAATCCTGAAATGTTGAAAATGAAATGGCATCATGGTCATAACAATAGTATTGTCAATGGTATTCCAAGAATTGGTTTTATGAAAGGTGGTCAAGCGGCAAAATGGAATGATGAAGAGATGGCGGATACTTTTTTAGCGGAAGCTAAAAATTATATTGGCAACCATACTAAAAGTCCATTTTTCTTGTACTATGCTTTGCAACAACCTCACGTACCTCGTACACCAAGTCCACGTTTTGTAGGAGCTTCTGGTTTAGGACCAAGAGGAGATGTAATCGTTGAAGCAGATTGGTGTGTAGGAGAGTTGATGAAAAAATTAGAGAGCGAAGGATTGTTAGAAAATACCTTGATTATATTTTCTAGTGACAATGGCCCTGTATTGAATGATGGTTATTATGATGATGCTGTTGAAAAATTAGGTAACCACAAACCTAATGGAGCATTGCGAGGGGGGAAATACAGTTTATTTGATGGTGGTACAAGAGTTCCGTTTTTTACTTACTGGAAAGGACATATCAAGCCTGGAAAATCAGATGCTGTTGTATGTCAAATGGATTTATTAGCTTCTTTGGCCTCTTTAGTAGGAAGTAAAGAAACAAAACTTAGCGATAGCCAAAATTTATTGAATGACTTTTTAGGGAAAACTCAAAAAGGAAGAGAAGCATTAGTTTTAGAAGCCAATTCAAAAACACTAGTGAGAAAAGGAGATTGGATTATGATTCCACCGTACAAAGGTTCACCAAAAATGAATACTGAGGTAAATATAGAGATGGGACCATCTGATGATTATCAGTTGTACAACACTAAGAACGATATTGGACAAAAGAATAATCTTGCCAAAGCAAATCCTGAAAAGCTAAAAGAAATGATAGTTACTTTCGAAAAACTGAGAGGGGCTAACTATAAAACTACTTCGGAACTAAAATTACAGTAA
- a CDS encoding ATP-binding protein, producing MFNKIIKFVFLFLFVIQLTAQTEKLEYSKNISISNGLAHNGVTTILEDSKGYIWIGTYDGLNRYDGYGFSVFKNSVDNDILVNNRIRTLAEDKKGNLWIGTDEGISIYTYTKEKFTTLFSNDLVKRGTTGPIVRKILFNTSKKVVLCATERKGILIFNEDYTFNHQYVPVLKGFSQSISFFDGIAIDDDNYLFSTSIGLISFNLSSKKYKRELSHVINFSKSLVKISKTQIIVTIDKGIAVVNLKRSQKNIQYQLSHTDLKQYDFVTVAIDNHDNLWLGTNKDGFIRVESASQCSSKRKYSIKEYNIAPSLLRVSCFAPLKNSCWVGSFNKGLFKFDLNENPFKHYNKNKKLAYGLTTNEVLSVVPMDDSRVYLSTIQGGLSLYNTKTNTFEPIPFSISQETIQRVGAVFVDRHKNIWFKVADKGLFRVRKNGQQPEFVSTIGIDKKGNDAVKFITDDASGNILIGGSDDLFKLVLDANHDLVRTEKLNDNSFFRDTKISLIRYIYPDPLFKNFLWVGTNADGLFRIDLANNKTLEQAKVERFTNDKRNKKSISSSFVTSIIRLPNKDLWIGTERGGICKVLNSDKEPEFISFSEKQGLSNNVVKSVIYDGNKSLWVTTNIGLNKFNIEDYRFQKFTKTDGLPFEDFNYGYAVLNNGYIVLAGFDGFCYFNPKNLPKNEKLPRLELGDLNVFNENIKAGDTLNNRVLMDKRLSDLDKLSLKYNENVFSIGVTSLHFSTQSNHFIKYQLLPINKEWIEIPSDQRNIYFNGLPPGDYVLNVKASNAMNSWTKTKELEITIKPPFWRSAVAYILYYLIVIFGGYYVVYFILRLQSLKHNIEIEQLEKDNVKEINAAKLRFFSNISHEIKTPLTLISGPVESLFERFRNDEEVLGTLKIVQKQSQKISKLIDQVHDFQKADANQLKMNFTYFNFDAFIDELISEYEFLASMEGKTIKANKANESVYVYADKDKIEKILNNLITNAFKYTKEKDTITIEYEVENNDLLIAVKDEGRGIDSEDLPHVFERFYQSKKKEYIYYGGSGIGLAFSKQLVEMHYGFISAESTLGEGTTIHIRLPIIHDEYTEDQELIESEVLSAEKLVKSSFSLENIDYTNLHFDSSFSDCKIFIAEDNPDLRNYISTTLSQFVNVEVFVNGQECLNALENDWPDLVLSDVLMPELNGFDLCKKIKSDIKTSHIPVILLTACTTIDDQVKGLIDGADAYIQKPFNMQHLISSIESILRNRKQLRERFQIELPLTLTTKDNSNDNAFLEKLYSLMAENLDNQDLDLDHFAKDLYLNRTHFYQKVKTLTNFTPFELLKVYRLKKAAEFLAEGKLSVNEVYMMTGFKSRTHFSKLFKEKYEVTPGKYAAEMVNKYSGKSES from the coding sequence ATGTTCAATAAAATTATAAAGTTTGTTTTCCTGTTTCTTTTTGTAATCCAATTGACCGCCCAAACGGAAAAGTTAGAATATTCTAAAAATATTTCTATTTCCAATGGTTTAGCACATAATGGTGTAACCACTATTTTGGAGGATTCTAAAGGCTATATTTGGATTGGTACATATGATGGTTTAAATCGTTATGACGGCTATGGTTTTTCGGTTTTTAAAAATTCAGTTGATAATGATATTTTAGTTAATAACCGAATTCGAACCCTAGCAGAAGATAAAAAAGGGAATTTATGGATAGGAACCGATGAGGGAATTTCGATTTATACTTACACAAAAGAAAAGTTCACAACATTATTTTCCAATGATTTAGTCAAGCGAGGTACAACGGGTCCCATTGTTCGTAAAATTCTTTTTAATACTTCAAAGAAAGTGGTCCTTTGTGCAACTGAACGCAAAGGGATACTAATTTTTAACGAAGATTATACCTTCAATCATCAATATGTGCCTGTTCTCAAAGGATTTTCGCAAAGTATTTCTTTTTTTGACGGAATAGCAATTGATGATGATAACTATTTGTTCTCCACCTCGATTGGATTAATATCATTTAACCTTAGCTCTAAAAAATATAAAAGAGAGTTAAGTCATGTTATTAATTTTAGTAAATCACTTGTCAAAATATCCAAGACACAAATAATAGTAACAATTGATAAAGGGATAGCCGTTGTCAATTTAAAAAGAAGTCAAAAAAATATTCAATATCAATTAAGTCATACTGATTTAAAACAATATGATTTTGTTACCGTAGCTATTGATAATCATGATAATTTGTGGCTAGGAACAAATAAAGATGGTTTTATTCGTGTCGAAAGTGCTTCTCAATGCTCAAGTAAAAGAAAATATTCTATTAAGGAATACAATATAGCACCTAGCTTGTTAAGGGTGAGTTGTTTTGCTCCTTTAAAGAATAGTTGTTGGGTAGGGAGTTTTAATAAAGGACTTTTTAAATTTGATTTAAATGAGAATCCATTTAAGCATTATAATAAAAACAAAAAATTAGCGTATGGTCTAACTACCAATGAGGTTTTGAGTGTCGTTCCAATGGACGATAGTAGAGTTTATCTTTCAACGATTCAAGGAGGTTTAAGTTTGTATAATACTAAGACAAATACTTTTGAACCCATTCCTTTTTCAATTTCTCAAGAAACGATACAAAGAGTAGGAGCTGTTTTTGTTGATAGGCATAAAAATATTTGGTTCAAAGTGGCCGATAAAGGCCTTTTTAGAGTTCGGAAAAATGGGCAACAGCCTGAGTTTGTATCTACTATTGGCATAGATAAAAAAGGTAATGATGCGGTGAAGTTTATTACTGATGATGCTTCAGGAAATATATTAATTGGAGGATCGGATGATTTATTTAAACTTGTATTAGATGCTAATCACGATCTTGTTCGTACAGAAAAACTTAATGATAATTCCTTTTTTAGGGATACCAAAATTTCATTAATACGTTATATTTATCCAGATCCACTGTTTAAAAATTTTTTATGGGTAGGCACCAATGCTGATGGTTTATTTCGAATCGATTTGGCCAACAACAAAACATTAGAACAGGCTAAAGTAGAGCGATTTACCAATGATAAAAGAAACAAAAAATCGATTTCTAGTAGTTTTGTAACTTCCATCATCCGTTTACCTAATAAAGATTTATGGATAGGAACAGAAAGAGGTGGGATTTGTAAAGTATTGAACAGTGATAAAGAACCTGAATTTATTTCTTTTTCAGAAAAGCAAGGTTTATCTAATAATGTTGTAAAAAGTGTTATCTATGATGGTAATAAATCATTATGGGTTACTACGAATATAGGATTAAATAAATTCAATATTGAGGATTATAGGTTTCAAAAATTTACCAAAACTGATGGTTTGCCGTTTGAAGATTTTAACTATGGTTATGCAGTATTAAATAATGGTTATATAGTATTGGCAGGTTTTGATGGGTTCTGTTATTTTAATCCCAAAAACTTGCCTAAAAACGAAAAATTACCACGATTAGAACTAGGCGACCTTAATGTATTTAATGAAAATATTAAGGCGGGTGATACTCTTAATAATAGGGTGTTAATGGATAAGCGCTTGAGTGATTTGGATAAACTTTCGTTGAAATATAATGAGAATGTTTTTTCAATAGGGGTTACCTCACTTCATTTTTCGACTCAAAGTAATCATTTTATTAAATACCAACTTTTACCAATCAATAAAGAGTGGATAGAAATACCTTCGGACCAGCGTAATATTTATTTCAATGGTTTACCTCCTGGAGATTACGTATTGAATGTGAAGGCTTCGAATGCAATGAATAGCTGGACCAAAACCAAGGAGCTAGAAATAACGATTAAACCTCCCTTTTGGAGGTCAGCCGTTGCTTATATTTTATATTATTTAATTGTCATTTTTGGCGGGTATTATGTTGTTTATTTTATTCTAAGATTACAAAGTTTAAAACACAACATCGAAATTGAGCAGTTAGAAAAGGACAATGTTAAGGAAATTAATGCCGCTAAACTTCGATTTTTTAGTAATATTTCACATGAGATAAAAACACCTTTGACCTTAATTTCAGGTCCTGTGGAGTCACTTTTTGAACGTTTTAGAAACGACGAAGAGGTACTTGGAACATTGAAAATTGTTCAAAAACAATCACAGAAAATATCTAAATTAATAGATCAAGTACATGATTTTCAAAAAGCAGATGCGAATCAGTTGAAAATGAATTTCACCTATTTTAATTTTGATGCTTTTATAGATGAACTTATTTCAGAGTATGAGTTTCTAGCTTCAATGGAGGGCAAAACAATAAAGGCCAATAAAGCAAATGAGTCTGTTTATGTGTATGCAGATAAAGATAAAATTGAAAAGATTTTGAATAATTTGATTACTAACGCCTTCAAATACACTAAGGAAAAGGATACGATAACTATCGAGTATGAAGTTGAAAATAACGATTTGTTAATTGCAGTAAAAGATGAGGGAAGAGGGATAGATAGTGAGGATTTACCGCATGTATTTGAGCGTTTTTATCAATCTAAGAAAAAAGAATATATCTATTATGGCGGTTCAGGTATTGGTTTGGCTTTTTCAAAACAATTAGTAGAAATGCATTATGGTTTTATTAGTGCTGAGAGTACATTAGGAGAAGGAACAACTATACATATTCGTTTACCAATTATTCATGACGAGTATACAGAAGATCAAGAATTAATTGAAAGTGAAGTTTTGTCAGCTGAAAAATTAGTAAAAAGTAGTTTTTCATTGGAGAACATTGATTATACCAATTTGCATTTTGACAGTAGTTTTTCTGATTGTAAAATATTTATTGCCGAGGACAATCCTGATTTAAGAAATTATATTTCAACCACGCTTTCTCAATTTGTAAATGTGGAAGTTTTTGTTAACGGTCAAGAATGTTTGAACGCACTTGAAAACGATTGGCCTGATTTGGTTCTAAGTGATGTTTTGATGCCTGAGCTTAATGGTTTTGATTTGTGTAAAAAAATAAAGTCAGACATTAAAACCAGTCATATTCCGGTTATTTTATTAACGGCTTGTACGACGATTGATGACCAAGTAAAAGGTTTGATTGATGGTGCCGATGCTTACATTCAAAAGCCTTTTAATATGCAGCATTTGATTTCGTCTATCGAATCGATTTTGCGTAACCGTAAACAATTAAGAGAGCGTTTTCAAATAGAATTACCATTGACATTAACAACTAAGGACAATAGTAATGATAATGCTTTCTTAGAAAAATTATATAGTTTGATGGCCGAAAACTTGGACAACCAAGACTTGGATTTGGATCATTTTGCCAAAGATTTGTATCTAAATAGAACCCATTTTTATCAAAAAGTAAAAACCTTAACCAATTTTACGCCTTTTGAACTTTTGAAAGTCTATCGATTGAAAAAAGCAGCCGAATTTTTGGCCGAGGGTAAATTGTCAGTAAATGAGGTCTATATGATGACTGGCTTTAAGAGTCGCACCCATTTCAGTAAATTATTTAAGGAGAAGTACGAAGTGACACCTGGGAAATATGCTGCTGAGATGGTGAACAAATATTCTGGTAAGTCTGAATCTTGA
- a CDS encoding alpha/beta hydrolase — translation MKRVIYLTLVLLTLCANAQDKVIKLYKGKVPNSKIALDYKETGDIAKDNNLRISKITDPELLVFYPQKNKSNGTAVLICPGGGYGIVSMTNEGYTVAQKLIENGITAFILKYRLPSDEIMVDKTIGPLQDAQQALKLIRENATEHHIDGTKLGIMGFSAGGHLASTAGTHFNHVVIDNPKNTNLRPDFMVLVYPVISFGEFQHKGTRTRLIGEKPSEELIHLYSNELQVTKETPLTFLVHAADDKAVPFQNSVNFFLKLKQEGVKSEIHIYQEGGHGFGLNNKTTKESWFDSMLNWLVLNKLIL, via the coding sequence ATGAAAAGAGTAATTTATTTGACTTTAGTATTGCTTACTTTATGTGCAAATGCACAAGACAAAGTGATTAAGTTGTATAAAGGGAAAGTTCCAAATAGTAAGATTGCTCTAGATTATAAAGAAACTGGAGATATTGCCAAAGACAATAATTTACGAATCAGCAAAATAACCGATCCTGAATTGTTAGTTTTTTATCCCCAAAAGAATAAAAGTAATGGAACAGCAGTTCTTATTTGTCCTGGGGGAGGTTATGGTATTGTATCAATGACTAATGAAGGTTATACTGTTGCTCAAAAACTAATAGAAAATGGGATTACCGCTTTTATTTTGAAATACCGGTTACCATCGGATGAAATTATGGTCGATAAAACGATTGGTCCGTTACAAGATGCGCAACAAGCTCTAAAGTTAATTAGAGAAAATGCTACCGAGCATCATATAGATGGTACTAAATTAGGAATAATGGGATTTTCAGCAGGAGGTCATCTTGCCTCAACAGCGGGAACACATTTTAATCATGTAGTAATTGATAATCCAAAGAATACCAATCTTAGACCTGATTTTATGGTCTTAGTCTATCCTGTAATTTCATTTGGTGAATTTCAGCATAAAGGGACTCGAACACGATTGATAGGTGAGAAACCGTCAGAGGAACTGATTCATTTATATTCAAATGAATTGCAGGTAACCAAGGAAACGCCTTTGACTTTTTTAGTTCATGCTGCTGATGATAAAGCAGTACCATTTCAAAACAGTGTGAATTTCTTCCTGAAATTAAAACAAGAAGGTGTTAAAAGTGAAATACATATTTACCAAGAAGGCGGTCACGGTTTTGGCTTAAATAATAAGACTACTAAAGAATCGTGGTTTGACTCGATGTTAAATTGGCTAGTCTTGAATAAGCTCATTCTATAA
- a CDS encoding sialate O-acetylesterase yields MTAQTKLASIFNNHMVLQRETEVAIWGNDKPNTVITIEGSWGHKAKTVTDNKGNWQTKIKTTSAGGPYSLKVVGSQKVVLEDILLGEVWLCSGQSNMEMPLKGFIGQPINKSNESIMKSENAQLRFFKVKRQTALSPQENLAAGNWEISSRTTAADCSAVAYFYGKMLQETLKIPVGLITSSWGGTVAQAWMSPPSLRKDFPEFDLGALTQEKLNQNSPSALYNGMIHPLVPFGIKGVIWYQGESNKSNPEQYAKLFPALIANWREDFKQGDFPFYFVQIAPFVYSKKENAAFLREAQLKTMQTTKNTGMAVTLDIGEEFSIHPAEKEKVGERLAYWALAKTYGMSGIEFSGPVYKSMEVNGNKATLSFDYTPLGVFSKNPQDFEIAAEDKIFYPATVKITKGKLEVWNDTVAKPVAVRYAWKNFVEGSLFNTAGFPASSFRTDNWEK; encoded by the coding sequence ATGACAGCACAAACAAAGTTAGCTTCGATTTTTAATAATCATATGGTGTTGCAAAGAGAAACTGAGGTTGCCATTTGGGGAAATGATAAACCAAATACCGTAATCACCATTGAAGGAAGTTGGGGGCATAAAGCAAAAACAGTAACTGACAACAAAGGAAATTGGCAAACAAAAATAAAAACGACTTCGGCAGGAGGACCTTATTCCTTAAAAGTTGTGGGTTCACAAAAAGTAGTTTTAGAAGATATACTTTTAGGAGAGGTTTGGTTGTGCTCAGGGCAATCTAACATGGAAATGCCTCTAAAAGGTTTTATAGGACAGCCTATCAATAAGAGTAATGAATCTATAATGAAAAGTGAAAATGCTCAATTGCGTTTTTTTAAGGTAAAAAGACAAACAGCGCTTAGTCCACAAGAAAATTTAGCAGCTGGGAATTGGGAGATTTCTTCTCGAACAACTGCAGCTGATTGTAGTGCTGTGGCTTATTTTTATGGAAAAATGCTTCAAGAAACACTTAAGATTCCAGTAGGGTTGATTACAAGTAGTTGGGGAGGAACAGTAGCTCAAGCATGGATGTCACCTCCAAGCTTACGAAAAGACTTTCCAGAGTTTGATTTGGGTGCCCTCACTCAAGAAAAATTAAATCAAAATAGTCCTTCAGCTTTGTATAATGGGATGATTCATCCGCTAGTTCCTTTTGGGATTAAAGGAGTGATTTGGTATCAGGGAGAAAGCAATAAAAGTAACCCTGAGCAATATGCTAAATTATTTCCAGCTTTAATTGCTAATTGGCGTGAAGATTTTAAACAAGGTGATTTTCCTTTTTATTTTGTTCAAATAGCTCCTTTTGTATATTCTAAAAAAGAAAATGCAGCTTTTTTAAGAGAGGCTCAACTAAAGACGATGCAGACCACCAAGAATACCGGTATGGCCGTAACATTAGATATTGGAGAAGAATTTTCAATCCATCCAGCTGAAAAAGAAAAAGTAGGAGAGCGATTAGCCTATTGGGCTTTAGCCAAAACCTATGGCATGTCTGGTATTGAATTTAGTGGTCCTGTTTATAAAAGTATGGAAGTGAATGGTAATAAAGCGACATTGAGTTTTGATTATACACCATTAGGTGTTTTTAGTAAAAATCCTCAAGATTTTGAAATAGCAGCTGAAGACAAAATCTTTTATCCTGCAACGGTGAAAATCACCAAGGGAAAGTTAGAAGTATGGAATGATACAGTAGCAAAACCAGTTGCAGTGCGTTACGCTTGGAAGAATTTTGTAGAAGGAAGTTTGTTTAATACTGCTGGTTTTCCAGCCTCTTCTTTTAGAACTGATAATTGGGAGAAATAA
- a CDS encoding sulfatase, whose product MKKVFLIALGSFMGLCQLTTAQEKVAKKPNILFAIADDAGWKHFGAYGCKWVKTPAFDKVAKNGILFNNAYTPNGKCAPSRACIITGRNSWQLEEAANHSPDFPAKFKTYAEALIDNGFFVGYTGKGWSPGNPGTVNGKERELTGLAFDEFKTPPPTKQISNNDYTKNFEAFLKARPKNQPFCFWYGSKEPHRAYEFMSGAKVGGMDINSIDEVPSFWPDNEVVRNDMLDYAFEIEYFDKHLQGILKLLEESGELENTIVIVTSDNGMPFPRVKGQVYEYSNHSPLAIMWPNGIKNPGRVVEDMVSFIDFVPTYLEVAGISEKQSGMEKLTGKSLTDIFYSEKSGIVNKKRNFQMVGKERHDVGRPNDEGYPVRGIIQDGFLYLHNFKPDRWPVGNPELGYLNCDSSPTKTEVLNSRRKEGIMKYWELNFGKRGDYELYDIKKDPFCVNNLASDEKYSKLMASMNKAMTKQLIKEKDPRILGNGDIFDKYLYSGDGVQNLYNNYINGKPYKKGRINKEDIDLDVMDKKEPVNDVNLKQKMKQ is encoded by the coding sequence ATGAAAAAAGTATTTTTAATTGCCCTTGGCTCATTCATGGGGTTGTGCCAACTAACAACAGCACAAGAAAAAGTTGCCAAAAAACCAAATATATTATTTGCCATCGCAGATGATGCGGGTTGGAAGCACTTTGGAGCCTATGGATGCAAATGGGTAAAAACTCCTGCTTTTGATAAAGTAGCAAAAAACGGAATTTTATTCAATAACGCCTATACACCTAATGGGAAATGTGCTCCCTCTCGTGCTTGTATTATTACAGGGCGCAACAGTTGGCAACTAGAAGAAGCAGCCAATCATTCACCTGATTTTCCAGCAAAATTCAAAACTTATGCCGAGGCTTTAATAGACAATGGCTTTTTTGTTGGCTATACAGGCAAAGGATGGAGTCCTGGAAATCCTGGTACGGTAAATGGAAAAGAAAGGGAATTGACAGGACTGGCATTTGATGAATTCAAAACACCCCCACCGACCAAGCAAATTTCTAATAACGATTATACTAAGAATTTTGAAGCATTCTTAAAAGCAAGACCTAAAAATCAGCCTTTCTGTTTTTGGTATGGAAGCAAAGAACCACACCGCGCTTATGAATTTATGTCGGGAGCAAAGGTTGGCGGAATGGATATCAATTCGATTGATGAGGTGCCTAGTTTTTGGCCTGATAATGAAGTGGTTCGTAACGATATGCTGGATTATGCTTTCGAAATCGAATATTTTGACAAGCATTTGCAAGGAATTCTAAAATTATTAGAAGAAAGTGGCGAATTAGAAAATACAATTGTGATTGTCACTTCGGATAACGGAATGCCTTTTCCACGTGTTAAAGGACAGGTTTACGAATATTCCAATCACTCGCCTTTAGCCATTATGTGGCCAAACGGAATCAAAAATCCAGGAAGAGTAGTAGAGGATATGGTGAGTTTTATTGATTTTGTTCCTACTTATTTAGAAGTAGCGGGTATTTCAGAAAAACAATCGGGAATGGAAAAATTAACGGGAAAGAGTTTGACAGATATTTTTTATTCTGAAAAATCAGGAATAGTCAATAAAAAGCGCAACTTTCAAATGGTGGGCAAAGAGCGTCATGATGTAGGTCGTCCTAATGATGAAGGTTATCCGGTGAGAGGAATCATCCAAGACGGTTTTCTATACCTGCATAATTTTAAGCCAGACCGTTGGCCAGTAGGTAATCCAGAATTAGGATACTTAAACTGCGATTCTAGCCCAACAAAAACTGAGGTGTTGAACTCTCGAAGAAAAGAAGGCATCATGAAATATTGGGAGTTGAATTTTGGAAAAAGAGGAGATTACGAATTGTACGATATTAAGAAAGATCCTTTTTGTGTCAACAATTTAGCATCTGATGAAAAGTATTCAAAATTAATGGCAAGCATGAATAAAGCGATGACCAAACAGTTAATCAAAGAAAAGGATCCAAGGATTTTAGGAAATGGAGATATTTTTGATAAGTACTTATATTCCGGAGATGGAGTCCAAAATCTATACAACAATTATATTAATGGTAAACCCTATAAAAAAGGAAGAATTAATAAAGAAGATATTGATTTAGATGTAATGGATAAAAAAGAGCCAGTTAATGATGTAAATCTTAAACAAAAAATGAAGCAATGA